One stretch of Methanobrevibacter sp. DNA includes these proteins:
- the thiE gene encoding thiamine phosphate synthase, producing the protein MKNIDLSLYLVTDKSNDVEKFLKTIEEAIKGGVSVVQIREKTADTLDFYNLALKVKEITTKYNVPLIINDRVDVALAIDADGIHVGQSDMPCDVTRKLVGTDKIVGVSAATIEEAKKAEKDGADYIGTGAVFPTSTKDDAPEITKDDLKEIVESINIPVVAIGGITIDNAHELKNTGIKGLSVVSAIMSSENPKKSSEELLNIFNS; encoded by the coding sequence ATGAAAAACATAGATTTATCTCTATATCTTGTCACAGACAAAAGTAACGATGTAGAAAAATTTCTAAAAACCATTGAAGAAGCAATTAAGGGTGGAGTAAGTGTAGTTCAAATTAGAGAAAAAACTGCAGACACTCTTGATTTTTATAACTTGGCATTGAAAGTTAAGGAAATTACAACAAAATACAATGTTCCATTAATCATCAATGACAGAGTGGATGTTGCTCTTGCAATTGATGCTGATGGAATTCATGTTGGTCAATCTGACATGCCCTGTGATGTGACAAGAAAACTAGTCGGCACTGACAAAATTGTTGGAGTTTCAGCTGCAACTATTGAAGAAGCAAAAAAAGCTGAAAAAGATGGTGCCGATTATATAGGAACAGGAGCAGTATTTCCAACATCTACAAAAGATGATGCTCCTGAAATTACAAAAGATGATTTAAAAGAAATTGTGGAATCAATTAATATCCCAGTTGTAGCCATTGGAGGAATTACCATAGATAATGCCCATGAACTAAAAAATACTGGGATTAAAGGATTGTCTGTAGTGAGTGCTATAATGAGCTCAGAAAATCCTAAAAAATCTTCAGAAGAGCTATTAAATATTTTTAATAGCTAA
- a CDS encoding phosphoglycerate kinase, with translation MAKEFNTIDDFDVEDKTVLVRVDVNSPVDPGSGIILDDTRLKLHAQTIKELSNKGAKVVILAHQSRPGKKDFTTLSQHADALSEILNLRVRYVDSLFSNSAKEAIKALKPHEILLLENARFFSEETLSRTPLEQSKTHLVTQLSPLIDYFVNDAFAAAHRSQASLVGFTVNTPSAAGRVMEKELTVIQDALDNVEHPCVFLLGGMKPDDSIDVMENVLSNGTADSILTTGIVGNIVLWASGADIGEVNRNFIISRGYEDMVAKSKELIERFGDKVKYPIDVACEIDGERVDIDYTEIPNESIFDIGVKTIAYYAGEIRDAKAIFANGPAGVFEDPKFALGTEDLINAIANSNGFSLIGGGHIAAATAGLGLEDQMSHLSSGGGACISMLAGKKLAAVEALKNSKD, from the coding sequence ATGGCTAAGGAATTTAATACAATTGATGATTTTGATGTAGAGGATAAAACTGTACTTGTTAGGGTTGATGTTAATTCCCCGGTGGACCCGGGTTCTGGGATAATTTTGGATGATACAAGATTGAAATTACATGCTCAAACTATTAAGGAACTGTCAAATAAAGGTGCAAAAGTGGTAATTCTTGCTCATCAGTCTCGTCCGGGTAAAAAAGATTTCACAACTTTATCTCAACATGCTGATGCATTATCTGAAATATTAAATTTAAGAGTCAGATATGTCGATTCATTGTTTTCAAATTCTGCAAAAGAGGCAATCAAGGCATTGAAACCTCATGAAATTCTTTTACTTGAAAACGCAAGATTTTTCTCTGAAGAGACTCTTTCAAGAACTCCTTTGGAGCAATCAAAAACTCATCTTGTTACTCAATTATCTCCATTGATTGATTATTTTGTAAATGATGCTTTTGCTGCAGCTCACAGGTCTCAGGCTTCATTAGTTGGCTTTACTGTAAACACTCCTTCTGCTGCCGGTAGAGTAATGGAAAAAGAATTAACTGTAATCCAGGATGCACTTGATAATGTCGAACATCCGTGTGTATTTCTGCTTGGTGGGATGAAGCCTGATGATTCCATAGATGTAATGGAAAATGTATTGAGCAATGGAACAGCTGATTCAATTTTAACAACTGGTATTGTAGGAAACATTGTTTTATGGGCTTCCGGTGCAGATATAGGTGAAGTGAACAGGAACTTTATTATAAGCAGAGGTTATGAAGATATGGTTGCCAAATCAAAGGAACTGATTGAAAGGTTTGGCGATAAAGTAAAATATCCTATTGATGTTGCATGTGAAATTGACGGTGAACGTGTAGATATTGATTATACTGAAATTCCTAATGAATCAATATTTGATATTGGTGTAAAAACTATTGCATATTATGCCGGTGAAATAAGAGATGCCAAAGCGATTTTTGCAAATGGTCCTGCCGGTGTATTTGAAGACCCTAAATTTGCATTGGGAACTGAAGATTTAATAAATGCAATTGCAAACTCTAATGGTTTTTCACTCATAGGTGGGGGACATATTGCAGCAGCTACTGCAGGACTCGGTTTGGAAGACCAAATGAGTCACTTGAGTAGTGGTGGTGGAGCTTGCATTAGCATGCTTGCCGGTAAAAAATTAGCTGCTGTAGAAGCTTTAAAAAATAGTAAAGATTAG
- the tpiA gene encoding triose-phosphate isomerase, with protein sequence MDTPIVILNYKTYLESSGANALKLAHDLESAASESGITMVASPQAADIYRISEETSLPIFAQHIDPVAPGGHTGSNLINTLIDAGITGSLINHSEQRMKLADIDEVVKLCKENNIESCVCTNNIETSKAIATLSPTAVAVEPPELIGTGIPVSQAQPEVVEDTVKEVKKINKNVKVLCGAGITTGDDMKAAMDLGADGVLLASGIIKAESPKDALLDLVSKL encoded by the coding sequence ATGGATACTCCAATTGTAATATTAAATTATAAAACTTATTTGGAATCAAGTGGTGCAAATGCTTTAAAACTTGCACATGACTTAGAAAGTGCTGCTAGTGAATCTGGAATCACTATGGTTGCATCTCCACAGGCAGCAGACATTTATAGAATAAGTGAAGAAACTTCACTTCCTATTTTTGCTCAACACATTGACCCTGTTGCTCCTGGAGGACACACAGGTTCTAATCTGATTAATACACTGATTGATGCGGGAATTACTGGATCTTTAATAAATCATTCAGAACAAAGAATGAAACTGGCAGACATTGATGAGGTTGTAAAATTATGTAAAGAGAATAATATTGAATCATGTGTATGCACTAACAATATTGAAACCTCAAAAGCAATTGCTACATTGTCTCCAACTGCTGTTGCTGTTGAACCTCCAGAACTCATTGGTACTGGAATACCTGTATCTCAAGCACAGCCTGAGGTTGTTGAGGATACAGTCAAGGAAGTTAAAAAAATCAATAAAAATGTTAAAGTATTATGTGGGGCAGGCATTACAACTGGAGATGATATGAAAGCAGCTATGGATTTGGGTGCTGATGGGGTATTGCTTGCATCTGGAATTATTAAAGCTGAAAGCCCAAAAGATGCTTTACTTGATTTGGTAAGTAAATTATAG
- the thiM gene encoding hydroxyethylthiazole kinase produces MTNNENNILSKINKTLENIREKNALTHCITNSVTINDCANAVLAIGGSPFMAEDAEELEEVVTIADVLVINIGKLSKNQIESMKISAKTANETNTPIILDPVGVGVTELRNKTTLDLIENYNITAIRGNITEIKAIAKLVGVLDESNTAKGVDVNIDDIITSENLKANGDIICELANKLDTVILASGPIDILSDGETTVAIDNGDDMMPLITGSGCMLSSIVGSCIGGSNPFDGSLVAILAMNIAGEKARAKVEEKDEGTGSFRAYLIDYLYKTDSKTLVNEANIEIL; encoded by the coding sequence ATGACAAATAATGAAAATAATATCTTAAGTAAAATCAACAAAACATTAGAAAACATTCGAGAAAAAAATGCTTTAACCCATTGCATAACCAATTCAGTAACAATAAATGACTGTGCAAACGCAGTACTTGCAATTGGTGGATCTCCATTTATGGCAGAAGATGCAGAAGAACTCGAAGAAGTAGTAACAATAGCAGACGTGCTTGTAATAAACATTGGAAAATTAAGTAAAAATCAAATCGAATCAATGAAAATTAGTGCAAAAACTGCAAATGAAACAAACACACCAATAATATTAGACCCTGTAGGAGTGGGAGTTACCGAACTTAGAAACAAAACCACATTAGATTTAATTGAAAACTATAATATAACTGCAATCAGGGGAAATATCACCGAAATAAAAGCAATTGCAAAATTAGTAGGAGTTTTAGATGAAAGCAACACTGCAAAAGGTGTTGACGTCAATATTGATGATATCATTACCTCTGAAAACTTAAAAGCAAATGGAGACATAATCTGTGAACTTGCAAATAAATTAGATACCGTCATCCTCGCCAGTGGCCCTATTGATATCCTAAGTGACGGCGAAACTACCGTTGCAATAGATAATGGAGATGATATGATGCCATTGATTACAGGAAGCGGATGCATGCTATCTTCAATTGTAGGCAGTTGTATTGGAGGGTCAAATCCTTTTGACGGCAGTCTTGTAGCAATATTGGCTATGAACATAGCCGGTGAAAAAGCAAGAGCAAAAGTTGAAGAAAAAGATGAAGGAACCGGATCATTTAGAGCATATTTAATAGACTACCTTTACAAAACAGACAGTAAAACTTTAGTAAACGAAGCAAACATTGAGATATTATGA
- a CDS encoding DNA-directed RNA polymerase subunit H: MKIDIQDHMLVPKHEIMTEDEISDEFSEVDYDFKDLPKIKSDDPVVKAIGAEPGNVLRITRESQTAGVFVTYRIVED; encoded by the coding sequence TTGAAAATTGATATTCAAGACCATATGCTTGTACCAAAGCATGAAATCATGACTGAAGATGAAATTTCAGATGAATTTAGTGAAGTTGATTATGATTTTAAAGACCTTCCTAAAATAAAATCTGATGATCCTGTTGTGAAAGCTATAGGTGCAGAACCTGGAAACGTATTAAGAATTACTAGAGAAAGTCAAACTGCAGGTGTATTTGTTACTTATAGGATTGTAGAAGATTAA